A window of Babylonia areolata isolate BAREFJ2019XMU chromosome 2, ASM4173473v1, whole genome shotgun sequence contains these coding sequences:
- the LOC143277071 gene encoding uncharacterized protein LOC143277071, which translates to MKERRKPGGTVEKERKKERRKERKKEGKKEERRKERKKEGFEKREKKIKRRKEREETNKKETGKKRGRERNDERKKERMNE; encoded by the exons ATGAAGGAGCGACGAAAACCAGGAGGAACAGTtgag aaagaaagaaagaaagaaagaaggaaagaaagaaagaaagaaggaaagaaagaagaaagaaggaaagagaggaagaaagaagga TTTGAGAAAAGAGAAAA aaagataaaaagaaggaaagaaagagaagaaacaaacaaaaaagaaacagggaagaaaagagggagggaaagaaatgatgaaagaaagaaagaaagaatgaatgaatga